The Phacochoerus africanus isolate WHEZ1 chromosome 9, ROS_Pafr_v1, whole genome shotgun sequence genomic sequence TTACTTACACTCCCCTATGTATTTTCTGTTAGCTAATCTCTCCATCACTGATCTGACATTTTGCTCTATTGCAGCACCCAAGATGATCTGTGATCTTCTCAGGAAGCAAAAAGTCATCTCCTTTGGGGGATGCATAGCTCAGATTTTCTTTAGCCATGCAGTTGGGGGCACTGAGATGGTGCTGCTTATCGCCATGTCCTATGACAGATACGTGGCTATATGTAAGCCTCTCCACTACCTGAGCCTCATGAGCCCACAAACATGCATTCTGATTGTAGTGGTTGCCTGGATCATTGGTCTAACCCACTCATTGGCCCAACTGGCTTTTGTAGTCAGCTTGCCCTTTTGTGGCCCTAATGTCTTAGACAGCTTTTACTGTGATCTGCCTCGGCTCATCAGACTTGCCTGCACAGATACCTACAACCTGGAGTTCATGATCACTGCCAATAGTGGCTTCATTTCCTTGGGTGCTTTCTTCCTGCTCATCCTCTCTTACATCTTCATCCTGGCCACTCTCCAGCAACACTCCTCAGGGGGTTCATCCAAGGCTCTTTCCACTCTGACAGCTCATATTATTGTGGTGGTTTTATTCTTTgttccacttatttttttctatatgtggCCCTCTCCTTCAACACATCTGGATAAATTTCTAGCCATGTTTGATGCAGTTTTAACTCCTTTTCTCAACCCAATCATCTATACACTCAGGAACAGGGAGATGAAGATGGCAGTGAGGAGAGTGTTCTGTCAGCTTATcagttttagaaaaatcaataaatgactttattaaaactcaaaatatcagagttcccatcatggctcagtggttaacgaatccgactaggaaccatgaggttgtgagttcgattcctggcctttttcagtggattatggatcccgcattgctgtggctgtggcataggccagcagctacggctccgattagttccctagcctgggaacctccatacgccgcaggatcggccccagaaaaggcaaaaagacaaaaaacaaacaaacaaaacacaaaatatccAAGTGACTACTGATACACTTTCTTTCCCCACTAGCTAATCCTCATGAAGAAGGGATCATCTTTCTGACGTTcgatctttttctttcctttggaacaTATTCTTCTACTTCTTCATTTTTGATTATCTCTCTGTATTGGTTTCTATGAATTAGATAAAACAGCCACCTGTTTTCTAGTCCTGTAGGAGAAGCCTTGTATAGGAGATGAAGCCTATGGTTCAATCCTGCCCTAACTCTTGGTTGTGTCACAAATATTTCTGATTATCCAAGtaaccagttttatttttaatgggcCCCAGAAACTGAGGACGTGCCAAGGCCTGTCAGTGTCCCAAAGAGGAGGATGCTAGAAGCAGGCTGACTGTAAACTAGATTCTCAGGGAGTAGCTTTTAAAGAATGCAAATAGATACAGTCCTGAGGGGCCACAAGCATAAGCCCCATTGTCCACCAGAGCTAGGGGATCTAAAGGTGTCCCCTGGTGGCAGCGTCAAAAACTGGGGTTCCAGAAGAAGGTATAAGGTCCTGTAGTAAGGCAGAGGGAGAGTGAAAAAATCTGACTGCAAAAAGCCCCCTCAAGAAATCCCCGCGTGGGGGCGCGGCTGGAACGTGAAGATGGCGCCGCCCGTCTCCCTTCCAGGAGGTGCCCAGCAGGCCTCCAATTCTGCGTCAGACCAGCTGCCTGCCCCTCAGGCCACCCTCCAGGTCATGCACAGAGCAAAGGAGCTTCTCCCACACAGTCTGGGTGGCCCTGGATCCAAGGCTCCTCAGGCGCCGAGCCCTGGGACAGGTGAGTGGAGCACAGCCCTTTAAGAGCCAATTTTCAGAGGTTCTGTGGAAATGAGCCCCGCTGGTTTTCAAAGCTAGACGTTTTGGAGGCCCCTTTTTCAGGTGCAGGTCTTAATATTTGTTGGTGCCTGGTATGGGGTTCAAACCTTTTGCTCCTGAGGGAGAAGCTCTGGGTTTCAAGTTCCTCGCTAACTACGGTGGTGACtctgggtgagggaggggggttTAAGGCAGGACCCATTCCCAGCCTCTCCTACCTGCTTCCCTGTGGGGTTTCTCTCTTTGGCTGGAGGTGCAGGAGTTGCTCAGCCAGTTTTTACGCTTTTTTTCAGAGGAAATTGTTTCACACGAAGCTGTAGATTCAGGGCGTTTACAGGAGGAGGGGCGTCCGGGACCTGTTTTCGTCTCCATCTTGAACTGGAATAGGACGGTCTTTCTAATGTGGGTGGAAATAAATCAGCAAACAATTTATAAGAGGAATAGAAAAGCATCTAATTAAGCCCAACTGAGGCCTGTAGTCCAGGAATCACAGATTCAAGAAGTCCTTGTATTTTGTGCCACAGCCTATAAAATTGGGGAAGCTTATAAAGGCGAAGACagcaaaattacataaaatgtccagaattagGTTTGGAGCTGTCAAGAAGTAAGGTGCTTATTAAGCAAGGATTGACTGAGGTCTGAAATGGTTGCAGAGTTAAAAGGGGGAGAACTTGAAACTATAAGGTTGCAGCTGGCAGCTCCTAGCAGGTATAGTTTTGAGTATGGCTAGTAGTGTCCTTAATCTGATTCAGCTCAGAAATTTAAAGTTGTCAGTAATACAGGGATGTGCCTGAAACCACATCCGCAGTGGCCCATGGCTCCATTTTCAATGCCCGAAGCATAGTTACTCTATGGTTAAAACAAGTGTATAATGCATGTTTAAAAGGCTATTTTGTATCACCCAAGATGGGGTTAAATCATGCCTAAGCCAGAATGAACTCCCCATGCGCcaatatatgaaaatttcttTCCTCACTATTATTCACAAGTGTTTATGGACCTTGATTACCCAGATTGTGGGTCTATTTTGTTCTCACTGAAGAATGTGTGACATTCTTCTCTGAAAAGAAAGGGAATTTTATACTAATGGTATAGAAATCAAAGATTATATTAACCCTTACGTTTCAGTTCCCAAATAACTGTGCCAATTAACACATTTCATACATGTTAAGTAATGGTGTAAATAAGATTGTTTCTCAGGATATctactacttttttttcaaactattctGCCCTATAATTGGGACACTGTTAACATCATGCCTGTTTATGTGTCCTATATTTCCCTTTTCACTTGTTCTGCTTGGTTATTTCAGTCTTTTGGTGATGAGTAAAAGGTAGAAAACAGCTTTCAAATTTGTGGTTATTTACACATTCTAATTcacaaattttgttttcatgCTTTGTTCCATATGTTGAAGAATGTTCTTGACTTTATTATTAGCCAAGTAGATCCTGTATTGGCAAACTTTTGCTGTAAAAGTCCAAATTATAAATAGTTTTGGATTTGTGAATTATATGGTCTCTGATACAAACACTCACTTCTGCTGTGGTAGTGTCCAAATAGCTGTAGACTACACATAAATGAAGAGGTATTGCTGAGctctaataaaatataatttgcaaaaaCAAGAGGCAGGCCAAATTCGAGTTATTCCCTATGTGGATCTGGCTTTTTGAGCTATCAGTCTTTGTCTTAAAACGAGTGTCTGAAATAAAGGCAGTATAGCATTACATAAAATTTGCAGTTAAAATTTAGAGATTTTGGTGCTAATAGCACCACTTCACTTGCTGTGTTGTTTTACCTAAGTCACTTAAActctctgaatttttattttttcagagactCCGACAGAATTCACAGATTTATGGTTATGACTAAGTAATAtgatatttgaaaagattttattaatttaaaagttaGCCTGGGTACCTTTCCTGGCTTATAATTATTTGCTTGACATCTATTAGCTTAAAgataaaatttgctttttcctgTAGTGCACATTAAGCttaccttttcttctctttctctctgtctctctctctctctctcacacacacacacacaattatctTTTGATATGTCTCCATTATCTTGTCTTTTATTAGTATTGTGTATGTACTTTGACTTTGTATCTACTGCCAAATTAAAGATTTAATAGTTTACTTCCTTCTTCAGTGTGTTGGTAAAAGTAATAATGGGAAATGTATATAGAGTTCATACTATGTGTCAAGCACTGCTCTTTGCTTTacttgtattaactcatttaatcctctcagcaGTCTTTGATATAGATGCTATTAAcgtccctattttacagatttgTAGATGAAGGTatggagaggttaaataacttgtcatGTTGCTAAATGGTAAATTTGAATTAAATCTGGGCAGTCTGCTTCTGGAGCTTGGCTTTTTCACCATTATgtttatttcttataaagttgGTTTAAAATTGATCCCTGAATAGTGCTAGATTTCCCTTCTTCATTTAGGGCCAATTTGTTTATAATATGTTTCCCCTCTATTTCTGCAGTTCCTTGTTGATGCAAAACAATtctaagttaaataaattatattatgaaTACAGtggaattatatatatgtataggtcAGATATTATATAACAAATGTTTAATAACATGGAAAGTTGCTCAAGATAGATTAATAATTGATTTAAAACTGGATTTATAACttgctctatttttaaaatactgtatgtaTATAAGCCAAAATGTTAGTAGTTATAGTTCTTCCTGGGGGTGTGATTCAGGTTGTTTTAATATCTTCCTACacttatttgtaatttaaaaatttttataacaaaatattgtaataaTTAAAGAAGCTACTAAAATAGtcaaatacattgaaaaatctCTTAAACTATGCACTTTTGTTTACAGATTTTTGATATTGAACCTTGATAAAAGCATTTTGCTGGCCTGTGTAAATCATAATCACCAGTGTTAATTTATCTTCATCATTAGcctgtaaaaatgaaattctagcAGTCATAATATTTAGTATCAAAAATTGCATTGCCTTTCTCCTAGTATGTACTCTGGTGAACCTGGAGATCATTGTACATTTATCATCCTCTATGGTAAGAAATTATATCTAAGTGGTTTGCAGAGCCTTCATTCGTTGaatgagtttgttaccactggagATACTAGGATGCCTTTACATGCAATTGCTGGACCCTTTAAAAATGGAGTCCATGGAAATTCCTACTTATTTGCAAATTCTTGAGAAAATACACTTTGGACTGATTCCAGTTTTAATTTAGGGTCTTCGTTGTTGAAAATAGGAATGAGACCAACTGGTGTTGTCACTAAGAATGTCCTGCAGCCTGACGTAGAGACAAGGCATTGAAAGGCAGTCACACTAAAGAAAGTTACATTCCTTTTAGCATTTTGCAAAAGTAGTTAAATATGGTAATATTTACATGGGAAACTATAGCAGACTTAGTGTATTTGATCTGTGTATCTCCTAATGGTATCTGATTGTCTACTTATGCAGTGTTCTAGGAATTATGGATATAGGGTATATAAATGTTACAAACCATCCTTAATTTTGGAAATTTACACTTCAAGATTGACTTGGTTCTTTGTAGATGGAAAGATAGTCTATATTCATTGGAAGTTAATGGAAAGGAGATGGAGAATGAGACGAGAAAATGCTTCcttggagttccgttgtggtgtaggaggttaaagatcaggtattgtttctgcagtggctctggtcactgctgaggtgcagtttCAATCACTGGCCTAGTGCAGTGAATAGGAGTGGCtgagattcagtctctggcccaggaccttccatatgccacaagtgtggcaaaaactaaaaaaataaataaaatacaaagtaaagaAAATGCTTCCTTCATGTGGATGTTTCTGCAAGTTTCAGTAATTTTAATTTGAGACTTACATTTGACTTTTTTACTAAGCTAGGAGATTGGAGATGGCACAGATACTGTAGTTTTTGTGTGTGGGTGACAATGCCCCACTGAAAGGAGTAATAGTATAAAGCCCTCACAAAGGTGCTTGCTGCTGTGATTACAGCCACCCCCATAGGACTTCGAAAAGTTCAAGGGACTCATTATAGAATGCCAAAATTAGTTTCTAACATCAAAGAAAGAATATTGGAATTGACATGGATATAAATTCTGTGAAGATAATCTGTCTGACATTCCCAGGCTGTCCATCTTATAGCTCCAGATGTTTTCAAGTAGAATCTTGATTTGAGTCTATGTGAAATTTACACTTCAAGGACAAATTTGCCACTGTTCAAAATTTGAACTGCCagggaaattttagaaaaatcacttaGAATTCCCCTAGTACTTGCCACAGTAATCTTGGCAAAACTCTAAAGATTGGGTGCATGTGGAGCCACAATCTTCCCAAAATGTGAGAGCCCACTGGAGTGCTTCCAAATTGGTATCCTAAGATTACCTCCTGCAATgggatattgatttttttttaaatgtttgtttttataatggtCAAACTCTTTCTCTGCTAAAGATCTGTGGCTCTGACATTGGCAAAAATTTCTTCAGTTTTATGTTCCTTACTTGTGGAATTGGAAGGCTCTCATTCAGGAGCTCTGCAAAGCATTATCACTTTCACAAAAACTCCACCATCCATACCATCTCTCATCTTCTGGCCTAATAGAAAAGGCATATAAAATTCTAAAGTTAAAATTACtcaaaatttcagaaatgtttgaGCTTGCCTGGTTCATAGTCTCTTTCCTTGTGGGTTAGTAACTGCTGATCTGTGCATCTAAGAATATCATGTGATCATAGACTCTACTCTGTTGCAAGCAGGCATGCCCAAATACTACAAGGAACTCATGTAATACACTTAGTCTTATCATCCGTAAATATGAACATCTTTCCTTATTTGCACAAGGAACCTTTCATGACCTAAAACCTGGAGAATTTTCCAGAAGAATACTAATTCACTTTTTTCTGGCATCATGCAAGAGGAGGATTATTAATTGGAAAACACAGTTAGAAATTTGTAATCAACATTAGCCAAACTTATAATGACTCTGTGACAGCTCTTGAGGTTCAATAGGCAAGTCTGAACATTTTAGCCTATATGATAATGGCAACCAAATAGCTTTAACTTTCTATTAGCTAGCCAAGTAAGTTATGCCTGTTCTATTGCCAACACTAGGAGAAACGTGTGAGCCAGATTGAACAATTAATTTCAACTGAAGATGATGGCTTACAAAGGCAGGTAAATAGATTCAGGGGTATGTTATTTTAGCCTGTATTtggtaattttaaattatgtctcTGATCACTAATGGATTTTGCAAAGTTTAATCATTATTCTGCTCTTGAGTTTCTGTGCATTGCATCTGCAAGTAATTTCCAAAGTTTTAAATGCTGCTGTGCAGACTCGGTCATATTACATGATCCAACACTCATCACTTGACAAAAGGAGCATGGAGCTCAGTCCCTGACTGGACTTGAGACTGTTTTTGTGTTGACAATGCCATCTAGAAATCTTGACAATGATGAGATCAAGAGTGACACTACTTTTATTTCCCACCTTCTGCTTTGGCCAGAGTCATTAGTTTTCTAAGACCGAGAATGGAACAGCAATCTTCATCAATTTTGTAACTACAGCCAGGGAATATCTTGTGATTCACACAAAGCTTCCTTCTCCACAAATCTCACTTTGCCTGCATTAACTCTTGCCTTGACATCAGCCAATCCAAAGTTTTGCCCTGTTTCTGATCGGCTGCTTTAATAACTTTTGAGATCAACTCATAAGCCATAAGAAGCCTGCTGTCATTTCCCCTAATCAAGTGCTATTTTGGAattgtctgttttcttccttgttaCAGAAACTGTTTACTGATATCATAGAAGGTTTCTTTATTTGAGTAGATTTCTACAAAAATCCTTAAATTtactaatgaatattttaagtaattttattaaGGAAATTCCTAAACTGAGACTGTAAAattattatatcatatatttcaGTCTTATAAACAAAACCGCTTAGTAAAAAAGTCCTCAGAATGTGAAAAATTTTAACACTTGCAATGTGAATTTTGaaatgcatctttaaaaaaatagtaggaggggagttcccgtcgtggcgcagtggttaacgaatccgactaggaaccatgaggttgcgggttcgatccctgcctttgctcagggggttaacgatccggcgttgccgtgagctgtggtgtaggttgca encodes the following:
- the LOC125135856 gene encoding olfactory receptor 4F15-like, which produces MSGANQSVVSEFVFLGLSNSWEIQLLLFCFSCLFYVSSMMGNLLIVVTVSSDPYLHSPMYFLLANLSITDLTFCSIAAPKMICDLLRKQKVISFGGCIAQIFFSHAVGGTEMVLLIAMSYDRYVAICKPLHYLSLMSPQTCILIVVVAWIIGLTHSLAQLAFVVSLPFCGPNVLDSFYCDLPRLIRLACTDTYNLEFMITANSGFISLGAFFLLILSYIFILATLQQHSSGGSSKALSTLTAHIIVVVLFFVPLIFFYMWPSPSTHLDKFLAMFDAVLTPFLNPIIYTLRNREMKMAVRRVFCQLISFRKINK